Proteins from a single region of Weeksella virosa DSM 16922:
- a CDS encoding valine--tRNA ligase: MEIASKYTPQAVEEKWYNYWLENNYFRSTPDEREPYTIVIPPPNVTGVLHMGHMLNNTIQDVLIRRARMRGYNACWVPGTDHASIATEAKVVAKLKEQGISKEEIGREKFLEHAWEWTHEYGGVILDQLKKLGASCDWDRTQFTMNESLSKAVQQVFVDLYNKGLIYRGYRMVNWDPEAKTNISDEEVIYKEKNGKLYHLKYQVEGTDQYIVVATTRPETIFGDTAVCIHPEDERYQWLKDKEVIVPIVNRKIKIIQDEYVDLEFGTGCLKVTPAHDHNDYNLGTKHNLDFIDIFTDDAKLNENGLHYQGMDRFKVRKEIEKELEEKGLLEKVEIYTNNVGTSERTGVVIEPKISDQWFLKMADLAKPALDNVMNDVIKFHPPKFKNTYRNWMENITDWNISRQLWWGHQIPAYFYGEGSEDFVVAMTIEEALTLAQEKTNNPNLMQSDLKQSEDALDTWFSSWLWPISVFDGINNPKNDEINYYYPTQDLVTGPDIIFFWVARMIMAGYEYLDEKPFENVYFTGIVRDKLGRKMSKSLGNSPDPVELINEFGADATRMGMLLTAPAGNDLPFDVELCVQGRNFANKIWNAFRLIKGWEIDQNAQQSSTQATAVQWFAHRFQQALADIEHNYEQYRLSDALMTIYKLIWDDFCSWYLEAIKPNYGDPIDAKTYHSTIGFLEEVLKVLHPFMPFLTEELWQNIQPRKTDEALIIANYPTVKSFDETIIKRFANTQEAITAIRGLRSEKGMSPKEALDVFTENKTDDLIFVEVFKKLGNVQELLHEQKPEKGFAFRVGTVEFLVPVTDNIDLDAEREKLTKELTYFQEFLQSVRKKLSNEKFVQGAPEAVVNAERKKESDALEKIAQIEEQLASL, encoded by the coding sequence ATGGAAATAGCATCAAAATATACTCCGCAAGCCGTTGAAGAAAAATGGTATAACTACTGGTTAGAGAACAATTATTTTCGCTCTACTCCAGATGAAAGAGAACCCTATACCATTGTCATTCCACCACCCAATGTTACTGGTGTCTTGCACATGGGGCATATGCTAAATAATACTATACAAGATGTACTTATTCGTAGAGCGAGAATGCGGGGCTATAACGCATGTTGGGTACCAGGCACAGATCATGCTTCTATCGCAACAGAAGCAAAAGTTGTAGCTAAACTCAAAGAACAAGGGATTTCTAAAGAAGAAATTGGTCGAGAAAAATTTTTAGAACATGCCTGGGAATGGACTCACGAATATGGAGGAGTAATATTAGATCAACTAAAAAAACTTGGTGCATCTTGTGATTGGGACCGAACACAGTTTACAATGAACGAAAGTTTATCAAAAGCTGTACAACAAGTTTTTGTTGACTTGTACAATAAAGGACTTATTTATCGCGGATACCGAATGGTAAACTGGGATCCAGAAGCCAAAACAAACATCTCAGATGAAGAAGTTATATACAAAGAAAAAAACGGGAAATTATACCACCTCAAATATCAGGTAGAGGGAACCGATCAATATATCGTTGTAGCAACTACGCGCCCAGAAACTATTTTTGGTGATACAGCAGTATGCATCCATCCAGAAGATGAACGTTACCAATGGCTAAAGGACAAGGAAGTAATCGTACCGATTGTCAACCGAAAAATAAAAATTATTCAAGACGAATATGTCGATTTAGAATTTGGTACAGGTTGCCTAAAAGTAACACCAGCACATGACCATAATGACTATAATTTAGGAACAAAACATAATCTAGATTTTATTGATATTTTTACCGATGATGCTAAACTCAACGAAAACGGTTTGCATTATCAAGGAATGGACCGATTCAAAGTTCGAAAAGAAATTGAAAAAGAATTAGAAGAAAAAGGCCTCCTCGAAAAAGTAGAAATTTACACCAATAATGTAGGAACTTCAGAACGCACAGGAGTCGTTATCGAACCAAAAATTTCTGATCAATGGTTTCTGAAGATGGCCGATTTGGCCAAACCTGCATTGGATAATGTAATGAATGATGTAATAAAATTTCATCCACCAAAATTTAAAAACACCTACAGAAATTGGATGGAAAATATTACCGATTGGAATATTTCTCGACAATTATGGTGGGGACATCAAATACCCGCCTATTTCTACGGTGAAGGTAGCGAAGATTTTGTGGTAGCGATGACAATTGAAGAGGCATTGACTTTGGCACAAGAAAAAACCAATAATCCGAATTTAATGCAATCTGACCTGAAACAATCAGAAGACGCCTTAGATACTTGGTTCTCATCTTGGTTATGGCCCATTTCGGTTTTTGATGGAATCAATAACCCGAAAAATGATGAAATCAACTATTATTATCCAACCCAAGACCTAGTAACAGGTCCTGATATTATTTTCTTTTGGGTAGCGAGAATGATTATGGCGGGGTACGAGTATTTAGACGAAAAACCCTTCGAAAATGTCTATTTCACTGGAATTGTTCGGGATAAGTTAGGAAGAAAAATGTCAAAATCGTTAGGTAATTCTCCAGACCCTGTAGAATTGATAAATGAATTTGGTGCAGATGCAACACGAATGGGAATGTTGCTAACAGCACCTGCGGGAAACGATTTACCTTTTGACGTAGAACTATGTGTACAAGGCAGAAATTTTGCCAATAAAATCTGGAATGCTTTCCGTTTGATCAAAGGATGGGAAATTGACCAGAATGCCCAACAGTCCTCTACACAAGCAACAGCAGTACAATGGTTCGCGCATCGTTTTCAGCAAGCCTTGGCCGATATCGAGCATAATTATGAGCAATACCGTTTATCAGATGCATTGATGACGATTTATAAATTAATTTGGGACGATTTCTGCTCTTGGTATTTAGAGGCCATAAAACCTAATTATGGTGATCCGATCGATGCAAAAACATATCATTCTACCATCGGATTTCTAGAAGAAGTATTGAAGGTTTTACATCCATTTATGCCTTTCCTTACCGAAGAATTGTGGCAAAATATCCAACCAAGAAAAACAGATGAAGCATTAATTATCGCAAACTATCCTACTGTGAAATCATTCGATGAAACGATCATAAAACGCTTTGCCAATACCCAAGAGGCAATAACAGCGATTCGTGGGTTACGATCAGAAAAAGGAATGTCGCCAAAAGAAGCTTTGGATGTGTTTACAGAAAACAAAACAGATGATTTGATTTTTGTAGAGGTATTTAAAAAATTAGGAAATGTACAAGAACTTTTACACGAGCAGAAACCAGAAAAAGGATTTGCTTTTCGAGTAGGAACAGTAGAGTTTTTAGTACCCGTTACAGACAATATTGATTTGGATGCTGAGCGTGAAAAATTGACCAAGGAATTAACGTATTTCCAAGAATTCTTACAATCGGTGAGAAAAAAATTGAGCAATGAAAAATTTGTTCAAGGTGCTCCCGAAGCTGTGGTGAATGCCGAAAGGAAAAAAGAAAGCGATGCCTTAGAGAAAATCGCACAAATAGAAGAACAATTGGCAAGTTTATAA
- a CDS encoding MBL fold metallo-hydrolase → MFFQHIYEKSLAHSSYLIGCQVEGTAMVIDPKRDIDTYLEIAAEQNLTITHIAETHIHADYLSGSLELAHVTGAKMYLSDEGGSDWQYSFDHIGLKDGDVIKLGNLSFEVMHTPGHTPESLSFLLTDHAATEEPVMLFTGDFVFVGDIGRPDLLEEAAGLVGTKEVGAQQIFESLKKFYALPDHIQVWPAHGAGSSCGKALGAVANSTVGYEKIQNWAFKLKENREDFIQYLLTDQPEAPYYFAKMKQLNKQLRPLLVEVPRIPQLSTTDLTSIRAHNLKIIDTRSKTDYAKAYLPDTINIQNNKSFNTWMGWMLNYEEQFVLIVREEDLDDVTRKLMRIGLDNVYGYYTPEQLFCEGCEAKTTKIIDVSTIESYIGKDDIQILDVRSQTEYTVGHLPGAKHIFVGHLPQKWQTLDPKKKIALYCQSGDRSTIAQSFLLKKGFDVENYTEGMSQWKTLNKIIEQ, encoded by the coding sequence ATGTTTTTCCAACACATTTACGAAAAATCTTTAGCTCATTCGAGTTATTTAATCGGGTGCCAAGTAGAAGGAACCGCAATGGTAATCGACCCGAAACGTGATATCGATACCTATTTAGAAATTGCTGCCGAGCAAAATCTCACCATAACCCATATTGCAGAAACCCACATCCATGCCGATTATCTTTCGGGGAGTCTAGAGTTGGCACATGTTACTGGAGCAAAAATGTATCTTTCAGACGAGGGTGGATCAGATTGGCAATATTCTTTTGACCATATAGGGCTAAAAGATGGTGATGTGATAAAGTTAGGAAACCTATCTTTCGAGGTGATGCATACCCCAGGACACACACCAGAAAGTTTGAGTTTCTTGCTCACCGATCATGCAGCAACTGAAGAGCCAGTGATGTTATTTACAGGAGATTTTGTCTTTGTAGGCGATATCGGTCGCCCAGATTTATTAGAAGAAGCTGCCGGTTTGGTTGGTACAAAAGAAGTTGGTGCACAGCAAATATTCGAGTCGTTGAAGAAGTTTTATGCACTTCCGGATCATATACAAGTATGGCCCGCACACGGCGCAGGCTCATCTTGTGGAAAAGCACTAGGAGCTGTCGCAAACTCCACTGTTGGATACGAAAAAATACAAAATTGGGCGTTTAAACTAAAAGAAAATAGAGAAGATTTCATTCAATATCTTTTGACAGATCAGCCCGAAGCGCCGTATTATTTTGCGAAGATGAAACAATTGAACAAGCAATTGCGTCCGTTATTGGTAGAAGTTCCTAGAATCCCTCAACTCTCCACTACAGACCTTACTTCTATACGTGCTCATAATCTAAAAATAATTGATACCCGATCGAAAACTGATTATGCCAAAGCTTATTTACCAGACACGATCAATATCCAAAATAATAAAAGCTTCAATACATGGATGGGTTGGATGTTGAATTACGAAGAGCAATTTGTTTTGATTGTACGAGAAGAAGATCTAGACGATGTTACCCGAAAATTAATGAGAATAGGCTTGGATAATGTGTATGGTTATTACACACCAGAACAACTGTTTTGTGAAGGTTGTGAAGCAAAGACGACCAAAATTATAGATGTTTCAACCATCGAGTCGTATATCGGGAAGGATGATATACAAATCTTAGACGTTAGAAGTCAAACGGAGTATACTGTAGGACATTTGCCAGGTGCCAAACACATTTTTGTAGGACATTTACCACAGAAATGGCAAACGTTAGATCCTAAGAAAAAAATCGCATTGTATTGTCAATCAGGTGATAGATCAACAATTGCGCAAAGTTTCTTATTGAAAAAAGGCTTCGATGTAGAAAACTATACAGAAGGTATGAGCCAGTGGAAAACCTTGAATAAAATCATCGAACAATAA
- a CDS encoding DUF6973 domain-containing protein codes for MKSILFILKNLSFNLCREMVKTMLSNPLLLLPTVWGTVESVAFSELNYAENHSGRGVSNAFRHAAWNVLIAYNCSYFISHEKALAWAKKITDLHEECFRNEDFDRLMDLHNNQIGRMIYKENISKPRIRKNLLIQKIVEKSETAQGLSDSHKIREYSTEMVFYKEN; via the coding sequence ATGAAATCAATATTATTTATCCTAAAAAATTTATCATTCAACCTATGTCGCGAAATGGTCAAAACAATGTTGTCGAATCCATTATTGTTGTTACCAACTGTTTGGGGGACGGTAGAATCGGTTGCTTTTTCCGAACTCAATTATGCCGAAAACCACTCGGGTAGAGGTGTTTCTAATGCATTCCGTCATGCTGCATGGAATGTCTTGATAGCTTATAATTGTTCGTATTTCATTTCACACGAAAAGGCACTTGCTTGGGCAAAAAAAATAACCGACTTGCACGAAGAATGTTTCCGTAATGAAGATTTTGATCGATTGATGGATTTGCACAATAACCAGATTGGTAGGATGATTTATAAAGAAAATATTTCGAAACCTCGCATCAGAAAAAATCTTCTCATCCAGAAAATAGTCGAAAAATCTGAAACTGCACAAGGACTTTCGGATTCTCACAAAATCAGAGAATATTCTACCGAAATGGTTTTTTACAAAGAAAATTAA
- the fumC gene encoding class II fumarate hydratase, whose amino-acid sequence MEYRIEKDTMGEVKVPADKYWGAQTERSHNNFKIGEEGSMPHEIIEGFAYLKKAAAYANAELGVLPEEKRDAIAAVCDEILAGKLDDQFPLVIWQTGSGTQSNMNVNEVIANRAQVLAGHKIGEGEPVLKANDDVNKSQSSNDTFPTGMHIAAYKAVVEITIPGIEQLRDTLEKKSKEFMSVVKIGRTHLMDATPITLGQEISGYVAQLNHGLKALRNTLPHLSELALGGTAVGTGLNTPKGYDVLVAKYIADFTGHPFVTAENKFEALAAHDAIVETHGALKQLAVALNKIANDIRMLASGPRSGIGEIHIPENEPGSSIMPGKVNPTQCEALTMVAAQVMGNDVAITIGGTQGHYELNVFKPMMAANFLQSARLLGDACVSFDLHCAQGIEPNHTRINELLENSLMLVTALNTKIGYYKAAEIAQTAHKNGTTLKEEAVRLGYVTAEDFDAWVKPEDMVGTLK is encoded by the coding sequence ATGGAGTATAGAATAGAAAAAGACACCATGGGTGAAGTAAAAGTACCTGCTGATAAATATTGGGGTGCTCAAACAGAACGCTCTCATAACAACTTTAAGATTGGGGAAGAAGGTTCTATGCCGCATGAAATTATCGAAGGTTTTGCATACCTAAAAAAAGCAGCTGCTTATGCAAATGCTGAGTTGGGTGTTTTACCAGAAGAAAAACGAGACGCAATTGCTGCTGTATGTGATGAGATTCTGGCCGGGAAACTAGACGATCAATTCCCGTTGGTTATTTGGCAAACTGGTTCGGGTACACAATCGAATATGAATGTAAATGAAGTAATTGCTAACCGCGCACAAGTTCTGGCCGGACACAAAATTGGTGAAGGTGAACCAGTTCTCAAAGCCAATGACGATGTAAATAAATCTCAATCATCGAATGATACCTTCCCAACGGGGATGCATATAGCTGCCTACAAAGCAGTAGTAGAAATCACAATTCCAGGCATAGAACAATTACGCGACACTTTAGAAAAAAAATCTAAAGAGTTCATGTCAGTTGTGAAGATTGGTCGTACGCATTTAATGGACGCAACGCCGATTACTTTGGGGCAAGAAATTTCAGGCTATGTTGCTCAATTGAATCATGGGCTAAAAGCTCTAAGAAATACTCTCCCACATTTATCTGAGTTGGCCTTGGGCGGAACAGCAGTAGGAACTGGTCTTAATACTCCAAAAGGCTATGATGTACTGGTTGCAAAATACATTGCCGACTTTACGGGTCATCCATTTGTAACTGCGGAAAACAAATTCGAGGCGTTGGCTGCACACGATGCTATTGTAGAAACTCATGGAGCATTGAAACAACTTGCCGTGGCACTCAATAAAATTGCCAACGATATTCGTATGTTAGCTTCTGGACCACGTTCGGGTATAGGAGAAATCCATATTCCAGAAAATGAGCCAGGTTCATCGATTATGCCTGGTAAAGTAAACCCTACCCAATGTGAAGCACTCACCATGGTAGCTGCACAAGTAATGGGGAACGATGTTGCAATCACAATCGGGGGTACACAAGGCCATTATGAGCTGAATGTTTTCAAGCCGATGATGGCCGCCAACTTCTTACAATCGGCAAGATTATTAGGAGATGCATGTGTTTCTTTCGACTTGCATTGTGCACAAGGAATAGAGCCTAACCACACAAGAATCAACGAGTTACTAGAAAACTCTCTTATGTTGGTAACCGCACTCAACACCAAAATTGGCTATTACAAAGCAGCAGAAATTGCACAAACTGCACACAAAAACGGAACAACTCTGAAAGAAGAAGCGGTTCGTTTAGGTTATGTAACTGCAGAAGATTTTGATGCTTGGGTGAAACCAGAAGATATGGTTGGGACACTGAAATAA
- a CDS encoding TonB-dependent receptor plug domain-containing protein, which yields MRKVICTLTTLISTLGFAQIPQDTIQVKEVIISSNRFHTPLSKENRNVNVITRTEIEKLPAKTLQEVLQYANGVDLRQRGVFGSQADISMDGGSFEQTLVLVNGVKISDHQTAHNVLNLPIPVEAIEQIEVVRGPAARVYGNNSLTGVINIITRKPQKSGIYAQTYFGTNFDENVEKTSENYSARGVQLGGAIYQEKHQHMLFASHDKSNGYRYNTGFENNKLYYQNQIQLNADNNLQTSLGYVKNGFGANGFYAAPGDKDSKEIVETFIGALQSNHRINDRFTLKPQVNYRYNFDDYRYLKHHLDKARSKHYSNAIGAEVNSTYQLSKGILGFGVEYRHEQINSTAIGEHTRNNLGVYGEYKVDWTEKFNTNLGFYTNYNNKYGWQFFPGIDMSYQIVEGLKWVGNIGSSQRIPSFTDLYLDQRPGNIGNPNVVPEKAFQTETGFKWAKNRFSAEAFYFHRKINDFIDWVRLDTSEPWQANNFGNLKTNGVNIRTNYLWRLDQNKSINFNLSYAYLDSNFTQVADEYASKYKINSLKHQVTNMIRFSIADFSLGVTNRFHERYAGDSYWVTDARMSYRLKEHLTFYLDGQNIFKAEYREVGAIPLPTQWFTIGVKFLNF from the coding sequence ATGAGAAAAGTAATATGTACTCTTACAACTCTTATTAGTACATTGGGATTTGCTCAAATCCCGCAAGATACCATACAGGTAAAGGAAGTTATTATTAGTAGTAACCGATTTCATACCCCTTTATCTAAAGAAAACCGTAATGTCAATGTAATTACACGTACAGAGATTGAAAAATTACCTGCAAAAACTCTACAAGAAGTATTGCAATATGCCAATGGTGTAGATTTGCGTCAGCGAGGAGTTTTCGGTTCACAAGCCGATATTAGCATGGACGGAGGAAGCTTCGAACAAACATTGGTTTTGGTAAACGGAGTAAAAATATCTGATCATCAGACGGCTCACAATGTATTGAATTTACCGATACCTGTAGAAGCAATTGAACAAATAGAAGTGGTACGAGGTCCAGCTGCACGTGTGTATGGGAACAATAGTCTTACGGGTGTTATCAACATCATTACACGAAAACCTCAAAAATCGGGTATTTATGCACAGACGTATTTCGGTACCAATTTTGATGAAAATGTTGAAAAAACTTCCGAAAACTACAGTGCAAGAGGAGTACAATTAGGAGGTGCTATTTATCAGGAAAAACATCAACATATGTTGTTTGCATCGCATGATAAAAGCAATGGATATAGATACAATACTGGTTTCGAAAACAACAAACTATATTATCAAAATCAAATCCAACTCAATGCAGACAATAATTTACAGACCAGTTTAGGTTATGTGAAAAATGGATTTGGTGCGAATGGTTTTTATGCAGCTCCGGGCGATAAAGATTCTAAGGAAATTGTCGAAACGTTTATTGGGGCACTTCAATCCAACCATAGAATAAACGATCGATTCACACTGAAACCACAAGTAAATTATCGATATAATTTTGACGATTATCGATACCTAAAACATCATCTAGACAAGGCAAGAAGCAAGCATTATTCTAACGCAATTGGGGCAGAAGTCAATTCGACCTATCAATTATCAAAAGGAATACTTGGGTTTGGTGTCGAATATAGACACGAGCAAATCAACTCGACAGCCATTGGGGAACATACCCGAAACAACCTTGGTGTTTATGGTGAGTACAAAGTAGATTGGACCGAAAAATTCAACACCAATTTAGGTTTTTACACCAATTATAATAATAAATATGGTTGGCAATTTTTCCCAGGAATTGATATGAGTTACCAAATAGTAGAAGGACTGAAATGGGTAGGGAATATTGGTAGTAGTCAACGTATTCCCTCTTTTACAGACCTTTATCTAGACCAACGACCAGGCAATATCGGAAACCCCAATGTCGTACCAGAAAAAGCATTTCAGACAGAAACAGGTTTCAAATGGGCTAAAAATAGATTTTCTGCAGAAGCCTTCTATTTTCATCGAAAAATTAATGATTTTATCGATTGGGTTCGTTTAGATACAAGTGAACCATGGCAAGCAAATAATTTTGGTAATTTAAAAACCAATGGTGTAAACATTAGAACCAATTATTTATGGCGTTTAGATCAAAACAAGTCGATAAATTTTAATCTAAGTTATGCATACTTGGATAGCAATTTCACCCAAGTTGCAGATGAATATGCTTCAAAATATAAGATAAATAGCCTAAAACATCAAGTAACAAATATGATAAGATTTTCGATTGCCGATTTCTCTTTGGGTGTAACAAATCGTTTCCACGAGCGATATGCGGGCGATTCTTATTGGGTTACGGATGCAAGGATGAGTTACCGTCTTAAGGAACATCTGACATTTTACCTAGACGGTCAAAACATCTTCAAAGCCGAATACCGAGAGGTTGGTGCAATTCCTCTCCCAACCCAATGGTTTACAATCGGAGTCAAGTTTCTTAATTTTTAA
- a CDS encoding aminotransferase-like domain-containing protein, with the protein MSSPVEIPIQSLVQLDSTSKTPIYLQISTQLINAIQRQFLLHGNRLPGTRQMSSLLKVHRNTIVKAYDELEAQGWIEITPNVGCFVMAKLEHEKVRFQPKNASLQLYPSQCGFQFDKSTVLDFPADNEDNLLSLNDGLPDIRLTEVALSSRLYSSNLNRKTNRFSFAQTSINGNLYFRKNLSNYLNLSRGLHISSNQITITRSLEMCIYIATEIILRPKDIVIVGALSYYVPNMIFNQKGVTVKTIPVDEEGLDVDALRVICEEKTVRMVYLTPHHHYPTTVTLSAARRIALLELAEKYGFVILEDDFDYDFHFDRHPLLPLASADQYGRVVYIGSFGKSLAPGFRTGFMVAPEDFILETKKYLNILDRQGDVLMEQVLGELIEEGNIHRYLKKANKIYKERRDFLAELLERELASEVRFTLPSGGLAVWLEFINPINLMKLKESAKELKLFIPQHILYQNQHVSAMRMGFGHINLEEIREIVFILKLAIIQSKLK; encoded by the coding sequence ATGAGTAGTCCGGTAGAAATCCCGATACAATCGCTTGTACAATTAGATTCTACAAGTAAAACACCCATTTATTTACAAATATCGACACAATTAATCAATGCAATTCAACGCCAGTTTTTGCTACATGGGAACCGATTGCCTGGTACACGACAGATGAGTAGTTTACTCAAAGTACATCGAAATACAATCGTAAAAGCCTATGATGAATTAGAAGCACAAGGTTGGATAGAAATTACCCCCAACGTGGGATGTTTTGTTATGGCAAAACTAGAACATGAAAAAGTTCGTTTTCAGCCAAAAAATGCATCATTACAACTTTATCCATCGCAATGCGGTTTTCAGTTCGATAAGTCGACCGTATTAGATTTCCCTGCAGATAATGAAGATAATTTATTGAGTCTGAACGATGGTTTGCCTGATATTCGTTTAACGGAAGTGGCACTAAGTTCGCGTCTTTATTCTTCGAATTTGAATAGGAAAACTAATCGATTTTCTTTTGCTCAAACATCTATAAATGGTAATCTTTATTTCCGGAAAAATCTTAGCAATTATCTCAATTTATCACGAGGTTTACATATATCGTCCAACCAAATAACCATTACTCGAAGTCTAGAAATGTGCATTTACATTGCGACTGAGATTATTCTTCGACCAAAAGATATTGTCATTGTGGGTGCATTAAGTTATTATGTTCCGAATATGATATTCAATCAGAAAGGAGTAACAGTAAAGACGATTCCTGTCGATGAAGAAGGTTTGGATGTGGATGCTTTACGAGTTATTTGTGAGGAAAAAACAGTCAGAATGGTGTATTTAACGCCACATCATCATTATCCGACAACTGTAACCTTGAGTGCTGCAAGAAGAATTGCTTTACTAGAGTTGGCCGAAAAGTATGGATTTGTCATTTTAGAGGATGATTTTGATTATGATTTTCATTTCGATCGACATCCACTTTTACCCTTAGCAAGTGCCGATCAATATGGGCGTGTAGTATATATCGGTTCTTTCGGTAAATCATTGGCGCCAGGTTTTCGGACTGGTTTTATGGTAGCACCAGAAGATTTCATTCTCGAAACCAAGAAATATCTCAACATTCTCGATCGCCAAGGAGATGTACTGATGGAGCAGGTTTTGGGCGAATTGATCGAAGAAGGGAATATACATCGTTATCTGAAAAAAGCAAATAAAATTTATAAAGAAAGACGTGATTTTTTGGCCGAATTATTAGAAAGAGAATTAGCTTCTGAAGTCCGATTTACATTGCCTAGTGGTGGATTGGCAGTTTGGTTAGAATTCATCAATCCAATAAATCTAATGAAATTAAAAGAAAGTGCAAAAGAACTGAAATTGTTCATCCCGCAACATATTCTGTATCAGAATCAGCATGTTTCGGCTATGCGAATGGGCTTTGGTCATATAAATTTGGAGGAAATTCGAGAAATAGTATTTATTTTAAAGCTCGCTATTATTCAATCAAAATTAAAATAA
- a CDS encoding WG repeat-containing protein, with protein sequence MKEKTMKLVPSEVDQFNPQIHNDQTTWPQITVFNQLHHGLVSKDQKYGLINPDGEVIFDLVYDKIIPANNSRYGVVKDGKWGFVDTEENVIIPLEYDLTSDFFDGLCAVKLNERWGYINEQNEVVIPIEYDGCSDFNNGFAGVAKDGKWGAINKQNEIVIPFDWHYMLSIGNGYFTMGEKTKIKVERPDILARYPYFGTADYYLIKFGLLDMEGKVVSKCVSEIPITQFEKGRPVVRINYEFGTLDNFKHFIKKPKYKANSYDLKILRRLGVIEK encoded by the coding sequence ATGAAAGAAAAAACAATGAAGTTAGTACCAAGTGAAGTAGATCAGTTTAATCCTCAAATTCATAATGATCAAACGACGTGGCCTCAGATAACGGTTTTCAATCAGTTGCACCACGGTTTAGTGAGCAAAGATCAGAAATATGGACTTATTAATCCCGATGGAGAAGTAATTTTCGATTTGGTTTATGATAAAATAATTCCGGCAAATAATAGTCGTTATGGAGTTGTAAAAGACGGTAAATGGGGATTTGTCGATACAGAAGAAAATGTGATTATTCCGTTAGAATACGATTTGACTTCTGATTTTTTCGATGGTTTGTGTGCCGTTAAATTGAATGAGCGATGGGGATATATCAATGAGCAAAATGAAGTTGTAATACCAATCGAATATGACGGATGTAGCGATTTTAACAATGGTTTTGCAGGTGTCGCTAAAGACGGGAAATGGGGAGCAATCAACAAACAAAATGAAATAGTTATTCCGTTCGATTGGCATTATATGTTGTCGATCGGTAATGGATATTTCACGATGGGCGAGAAGACCAAAATCAAAGTAGAACGACCAGATATTTTAGCTCGTTATCCTTATTTTGGGACAGCTGATTATTATTTGATAAAGTTTGGGTTGCTTGATATGGAAGGAAAAGTAGTCAGCAAATGTGTTTCGGAAATTCCGATTACGCAATTCGAAAAGGGGCGTCCAGTTGTACGAATAAATTATGAATTTGGTACACTGGATAATTTCAAGCATTTTATCAAAAAACCAAAATACAAAGCAAATAGTTACGACCTGAAGATTTTGAGAAGACTTGGTGTAATCGAGAAATAA